Within uncultured Methanoregula sp., the genomic segment CTCCGCAACCAGTTCTGCAACCCGGAGAGTCTCGTCAAAGACCCGGGCATAATCGGAGCCGGTGTTCGGGTGAACGGATAACGACCAGGAGGGCTTTGAGACAAGGAACATGTGCGTTCCCCCGGCCCGGAAAAAGTCCTTTGCAGCCTCAACACCCCTCCCGTTTACGGGATCGATGTGGATATGGTCGTCAGTTACGGGAAACTGCGGGGATTTCATGGCACTCCACGACCTGCATGAGCGGGTAGCCTTCGCACGGGGAAAGGCGGGCCCGGCAATACGAGAACCCGACGCGGGTGATGATCTCCGCATCGAACATCAGGCCGGAAAGTTCGCTGTACCCGAACGTGTTCTCCGTCATAAGGTCCCGGTTCAGCCGTACTGTTATCTCTTCCACGAACGGCTGCAGGATGACCGCCTGTTCAATTGCAGTCTCAACACTTGCAGCGGATCGCCATGAGATTGGTGTTCCCACCCACTGGTGGTAGAGCGCTCCCAGCTTGATCCCTGCTTCAAAGATGGCTGTTTCCCGGTCGGTTTGCATGTGATTCTCCTTTTCAGATCAGCTGGATGATGCCGGATTTTGGCTCCATGGCTTCGCCGTGCCGGAGCAGCATGTCGATACCTTCCCTGACCTTATCCCGCGCAAAGCCTTTGGAGCTTACCGCATCGATTACCTGGTCGATACCGGCACGCCGCCCTTCGCCCCCGATGTCGCGGATGGCATCCTTGATTACCCTCACGATATCGCGCTTCTCTTTGGAGATGCCGGTAACAACCTTGTCGATATCGAATGTGCCGGTCTTGGCATCGTACGCTATCTGGCGCAGGCACGCGTCAACGATATGGATGACCCGTTCTGCATCGCTGTGGTCGATCGTATCCGAAAGCCGGATACGGGCACTGGCTTCCGCCAGCCGCACAAGTGCTTCGAGCTGACGTGCAGTAACGGGAACGGGCTTGTTGGGCTCGGCAATTCCCCTGAGCTTGAGGTAGTAGTTCACGATGGCTTCCTTTGCCTCGGCAGAGAGCATCGGGAAACACGAGCGCTTGGCATAGGCCACGTACTTACGGAACAAAGCCGGGTCGATATCTGGCATCACGGGTTTGAGCTGCTGGGCAATGTACTCGTCCGTAACCCCGGGGATCGGGGTCTTCTTGTGCTGGGCGATCAGCTCCCCGGTGCTGTGGGCCTTGAGGATGTGTTCGGCAATAGCAAGGTCCCGCTTCTGCTCCGGCTGGTCGGTCATGATAAAGATGAGATCGAACCGGGAGAGAAGCGACGGGGGCATGTTGATCTGGTCGGATATGTCCCCGAACATGTCGAACCTGCCGTATTTCGGGTTTGCCGCGCCGAGAAGCGCACACCGGGATTTGAGGGTTGCCGTGATCCCGGCCTTTGCCACGCTGATCGACTGCTGCTCCATGGCTTCGTGGAGGGCGGAGCGGTCTCCCTTCTCCATCTTGTCCATCTCGTCAACCGCCGCGACACCCATGTCAGCGAGGACGAGCGCCCCCGCTTCAAGCGTCCAGCGGCCTTCACCGAATTCATCCTTGACCGCAGTTGCCGTGAGACCCGCCGCAGTCGAAGACTGGCCGCTCGTGTAGATAGCCCTCGGGGAGAGCTTCACCACGTACCGGAGCAGCTGGCTCTTGGCTATACCCGGGTCCCCGATGAGCAGGACGTGGATATCGCCCCTGAGCCGGCTCCCGTCCGGCATCTCTTTTGAGATCCCGCCAAAAAGCTGCAGGGCGATCGCCTGCTTGACATCCTCTCCCCCGTAAATGGTCGGGGCGATCGAGTGCGTGATCATCCGGTAGATCATCGGGTCCTGGCTGAGACGCCGGATCTCGTCTTCGGCTTTCTCGTCAATCTCGACTTCCTCGAACTCCTTTTCTGCAACCTCGATGGAATTGCATTCAAGGAAGATATCGAAGACCGTGCTCTTCTCGCCCTTGATCACCCGCTGCATGGACCGCAGGATACCGTTGATGATGATCCGGTCTCCCGGCGAAACCTTTCCCGAGAGGTCATCGGTAACATCGACATCGAGGGTCTGGGGCTGTTCCCCGCCCCGCAGGCCTTCGGGAGATTCCTGGATCCTGAGTTTCTGGGAATCGACAAACTTCGACCGCTTGGGGATGAGTTCGATTTTTTTGAACGTACATCCGTCAGTGGCACACCCGTCCGGGTCGATAAATTTCCCGTATTTCTGTTCCTTCTTGGTGAAGTGCCCGGCAGGACAGCGGAAGACTGCCTCGACAATGCGGGGCCGGACTTCGGTCGTCTTCCGGAGGATCCCTTCTACGGAAACAAACGTGTTGATATCTTCCGACCGGATATTGCGGATCGCGGTCTTTTTCGGGAGATTCGTGAACCGGATGTTGATGCCTTTGGGTTCATTGCCATCCTTTGTCCGGATAAGCTGGTTGGCCTTGATCGCCTCCAGGACATCCTCGATAACCTTGCCGGGGTTTTCGAGGAGCTCATCAGCAAGACCGATACCCACTTTCCCGAACTTCTCGATATCCCGGTAATCGATATAGAGCGATCGCTTGTGGGGATATTCACGGGAGATCTCCCCCAGTTCCCGTTTATATTTCTGTTTGAGGAGCCGGCTCCAGTCCCCGGTCTTGTCACTGTCATGGAGATCGGCTGTATTGTCCATGGTCCTGGATCACCGCAGCCTTTGGGCCGAGAGAACGAAACGCGCAATCAGGGCTTCCATCTGGATATCGCTGCTGGCCCCTTCCGATAAACGGAAGTCGGCCTCGCCGAGATGATCGATCAGCTGGACCTTGAGTCCACGGTCGAGATCTTTTTTTATGAGCGCACGA encodes:
- a CDS encoding minichromosome maintenance protein MCM — its product is MDNTADLHDSDKTGDWSRLLKQKYKRELGEISREYPHKRSLYIDYRDIEKFGKVGIGLADELLENPGKVIEDVLEAIKANQLIRTKDGNEPKGINIRFTNLPKKTAIRNIRSEDINTFVSVEGILRKTTEVRPRIVEAVFRCPAGHFTKKEQKYGKFIDPDGCATDGCTFKKIELIPKRSKFVDSQKLRIQESPEGLRGGEQPQTLDVDVTDDLSGKVSPGDRIIINGILRSMQRVIKGEKSTVFDIFLECNSIEVAEKEFEEVEIDEKAEDEIRRLSQDPMIYRMITHSIAPTIYGGEDVKQAIALQLFGGISKEMPDGSRLRGDIHVLLIGDPGIAKSQLLRYVVKLSPRAIYTSGQSSTAAGLTATAVKDEFGEGRWTLEAGALVLADMGVAAVDEMDKMEKGDRSALHEAMEQQSISVAKAGITATLKSRCALLGAANPKYGRFDMFGDISDQINMPPSLLSRFDLIFIMTDQPEQKRDLAIAEHILKAHSTGELIAQHKKTPIPGVTDEYIAQQLKPVMPDIDPALFRKYVAYAKRSCFPMLSAEAKEAIVNYYLKLRGIAEPNKPVPVTARQLEALVRLAEASARIRLSDTIDHSDAERVIHIVDACLRQIAYDAKTGTFDIDKVVTGISKEKRDIVRVIKDAIRDIGGEGRRAGIDQVIDAVSSKGFARDKVREGIDMLLRHGEAMEPKSGIIQLI
- a CDS encoding dihydroneopterin aldolase family protein, with the protein product MQTDRETAIFEAGIKLGALYHQWVGTPISWRSAASVETAIEQAVILQPFVEEITVRLNRDLMTENTFGYSELSGLMFDAEIITRVGFSYCRARLSPCEGYPLMQVVECHEIPAVSRN